ACTTTAAAATATTGCAAGGGATCGTCTACACAAATTTGTTGTAAACTACTGGACGTATGATTTTTTGAGACTTTCTCTTCGCTTGGAGAGTTGTTGTTGatctttatttatacatatttgtgtttcgaatattttctataattctttgccatattttaaaaactattctaccggatgaaattatttatatcttATAAAGATGACTTTGTTTTATTCATAGTTATaaatgggcatttccgccagaaggtccaccacggacaaaatattaaacattattagaattacaaagtttttgcatattttcataggaaaatatttaaatttatttatatttaattaattttaaattaattcataactaattacgagatatacgaaagccaagtcgaataggAGCAACTATTCTCATTTCGacttttctactgcatttgttttttcgtcaaaattgttaaagaaacatatcatgtataattttttgctctgtgtaaaacctttataatggtacaaagagcaaaataaaatgcataagaaaccatacgattgcaaataactgtaagtttttgctctcttattatcccaAAATTTattgtcccgtgcgacatcaaaaaacaacacttgttcccactgcatcgcaaataaaagcagcaagctcgccaaattttgggtataaacagtaaattttaatacaattaaaataaaaaaaaccttgttcaaaaatcagaagatttgtggttttggtaactacttaaaattggtcccgtgcgacatcgtaggtgtggaatttaaaaattgaaatttatttttttttatataaaatttacatacgatcacgacatattattttcttaataaatctcttaactaaaattaagaaatcatttagttgcttttctaaaatattgtatttcacattcataatactattttcatttcatactatggaatatttgttgtgtttctctttggataatggtaaaaataaataaataaatgcatttactacttttttaagccattttattggacttgttgttaaataattccgtattataacaacaaaatcaacataaatattatgatggaaaaaaatgtcccgtgcgaatgtggttaataattaatttaaaaaaatctataaattatttttggatgaaatttataccatctttaaaggtcatcaatgcgcaacattttacaatcaaaaacatttgaatattgcctcacaattcgctgaaatcgtcgtttgaatcgttgtccccaaaaacgacttccattttttgtcccgtgcgaatgccttgattttttgcaattatcttgaaaatgaaaaccgttccaaaatcaaccttaacactaaatgtagagctaatgaagggctattaaaaatcctactgtcaaaattaaaaaacattttagttcatattttttttttagttgaaaggcgtacgattgtcccgttcgacatggcggaaatgcccatatgtttatatcttttcagtcaataaaattaatattagtttgctttatttaagaaaaggtttccaaaatccaaataaaaacttgatggaaaaatCGTACGTTCGCGACCGGTACTCAACCAATAGAAAAATTTCAACGTGCAATTAGTTAGGAGGAAGTTACTTTATtccaatttaatataaattaatccttttagaatattttgctccatttcgctattttttgagtttttctaGTTGCACCCAAAAGCAACTTCCATTATTCGTACGGTCGCGACCGCATGTTTGTCgctaacatattaaaaaataaaaatcgaaagatCTTAACTTTTGCACCAAAGAAAGACCTAGCAAAATGCTatcgaaacataaaaaaaataagacaaatttctgttttccttgttttttgaactttaaatGCGTGCGAACGTACGGTTCGCGacccatatgtatatttcaggAGCATGTTCTGTAGTCTTGatgagaatattttaatttttagccaAGTGTTCGCGAACAAACGGTTAGACAGAGTCTTAAAACACTTGAACAAGTATTTCAAAAGAAATCGATATTTAAATGTGTAAGTTATTAAGCAGAATGAGATAAACACAGGATATGGATCATAATAACGTTGCAAAATGTATGAGCAATTTTTGTATAACTTCCTTTTCCTTTTGTTGTGTGAGATTTGTCATTGCCTTATATGGAGGAAATGGCCGGCTGCTTGTGTTTTCCGCAAAATCCATGCACACTTTACTtcaatttaaacaagtaaggttgGGCTAAGTTTAGATTCAGCCGACCATTATATACCCTAGTAAAAGTTTGTATTTCAATTCAACATTCTTTATTCAACAAGATTGTGAGTTGATAACTATCAAGCTGAATAAAAAACAGAGCGagaatcttaaaaatatatgcatacatattgtatatggGTTAAAACTGTGTGTGAAAAATGACAATTACTTTTTAAAACCCCATGTACCCAATAATTGACTGATTTTTTACTCACAATATCGATCAATATCCtgtatatcttaatgaaattcttAGAAATCTTTTCTGATTTAAAATGCCTTGGTAGATAATTCGGGTTAATACTCCCCCTAGCAACATATAGCTGAATATATCAATCAAATGTGACTTtccttaagaaaaaataaaaaaatatctttccTCAACTTCTGCAGTTTTGATCCATGAATTATCACATCTTCATTATCTACAAGACATAAaacgatttttgttattttagtgtTTAATTAATCGATCCTCGTGAACACATTTTCACTAGCTTACTGTACTTGACTTCCAACAGCAAAGCCAGTTAAGCCTAATTACTtctaatatatacaataaagcaattttcaatattcCAATTGATTGATCAATATGTTCGATATTTCCATGAAAGTGAGCAAGTTTTCTTAACTGTAATGTGATTTTCGCTGAATATGAATGAAATTTGTCTCGACTTTTGACTAATATAATTTGCGCCCTTCTGTAGTTGCAAGCAGGCAACCGTagaccaaacaaaaaaaacgagAGCTGTCTGCAAAAAAGACAGGCTATTGAGTCACCAATCTCAatgtttttgcatattatctattactTTTAACTTTTGCTATAGCATTCAGAAAGgttaaaattacaataattttccACGTACTTTAAAATCGCCAATAACATTTAAGTTGAGTATTACATATTTCATAGACAACACCTTTAACATTAATTTTGTACTTATTTTTTGCAGCTTGGGCCATTGAATGTTACTCATGTGAATCCATCTACCATTCCAGTTGCGGGGATGACTTCGACATGGAAAACCACTTCAAATTGGATTGCTCGCATGTTCCACCACCACGATATCTCGGGTATGACTTGGATGAACGAAACGCAACGGGTTGCATGAAACGGACATATAAAGGTGATTCTTACACACATGTACCAATTATGAATGTATTATATTAAGAATGCATTTATGGTGGCGTAGCTCATCGTAAGCCTCTTGGCCAGTCCTAGTTGATACATAACATTCTTATGACACTCTCTTACCAcatctacaaaatatttatatatagaggAATACTACATTCCTGAGCAGACATATCGAAATAAAGAACGAACTCAGCTCTTCATTagttattatttacaattttctcatatactttcaaaatattttataactatgAATGTACAGGCAGAAATGAAAAATGGGAATTAAATATCCCTAATTATCTATCAATAATAAAGGGATCTTTATGGTCTTAGTGTATTCTCTGAAGATGCACTATCTCTTATGAAAAAATGCcaatttatagtaaatattattgATGTGATCATTTGGGTGTACGAAATTTTACTCGTTTTAAGTTATATCTTACCTTCTTCCCACACACAGTTATCACAGTTATTATAGATCTGAAGCAGTAATAGATTTAGGAGATTTGTGTGGCGAAATATGTtcacacgttttttttttttgttctcgcAATAAAGAAActcaaaatgtatatattcttaatttagATATTTCCATTTCGACGGCCAATGTCACTGAGTCACTGACTCATTCTGTCTTTTCTTCTACACAAATTTTTGCTTTCTATTGCATTACGCTAACTGcattacaaatttgtttataaattatattttacaataaatatttgtaattatgaaAGTGTGTCTGATTTGTTTCATTCACAGTGGGAGATCTGCTGCGGATCGAACGCAATTGCTTTTTCGGTGACATGAACGACACGGACCGCGGTTGCCAACTGGATCCTACAGTGGAACAAGCGGACCCAATATCGTGTGATGTTTGCGACACGGAGGATTTTTGTAATCACAGCAGTCAACTGAAGGCGTGGCCACAATATTTAGCCATCGCTTTGTTTGCGTTTACGGCGAAACTCTTGCATGGGCTAAGCTAAAATATGTTTGCATTGTAAATTGATGCAGAAACTCAACTCTGCTTTCTTCAGTATCCAGCTCCAATAGAAAGACATAGAGGTAGCAGAATTTGTTTACTGTTGTAGTTGAGCGAAagattatttgttatttgtttttgtagcgagtagtaaaaaatattttaaattaataaaaacattaaattataaaaagagaTTATCCAATGTTGTCGGTTTGGGTGCTTGCAGGGGGTTTTCATCTTCGGACATACTTAcctatcaacttttgaaaacaaattattgAGTGGTAAAGAGAGTTGAACTGAAAAGTATTTCAACGACAATTTTCAGGATATATCGCTTGATAAGCAAAATCTTGCAGTGAAATAGGTGGAGACTGAGGATATAACATATTTCGATAaccatatatttacaaattggaTTTCACTTCATTTAGGCAACTTCAAAAGAACTTCAAAACGAAGTCGGAACAATGattaaacaaaaactttatCGGTGTTGTTTCGATTAATTCTCATCCATTcatttgacaaatattttattgctctATAGATTTCAATACTCTCTTTCCCTACGAACAGCGATCCAACGCCAACGCAAAATATTCGGAAATGAATGTTTgtgagaaatttattttatttttaaatttccttcTCTCATAAGAGCATTGTCACATACAAACTGTTATTTCCGTCGAAAGAGTCTCCAAATGAATtactaattaatttgtttatatgaaCATATAAGTACACAGGAGCTTACAGGGTGTTTATTAGGGTGGTGGTTATATGGtgataaaaacaaatacttCTACGAACTATTGTATCTTTTCACAAGTCAGTTAaatgaaaagtaattaattaattattttattaacaaatgctataaaacaaataaaatcaagcatttgaacattttttctcGGAAGCttgtactaatttttttaatacaaacttaaaaaaatttatggggctatatatatatataaattatcagaaTGTCCGTGCCtcggatcgcattagggaggagcacatttggatgtaattttttcaagtgggcgtggcgccgcccccaaatcggttatttgtatatatcttataaaccaaactttctgcagtcgtatcttttagccatttccgtatacagtccaaaaataaaataaattggaaaataaccacgcccacctcccatacaaaggttatgttgaaaattactaaaagtgagttaacccactaacgaaaaacgtcaaaaaagtgtacataagaaatgggagatgaaagctgcacttagatttttttacaaaatggaaaatgggcgtggcatcgcccacttatgagtcaaaaatcatatctcaggaacttctaGACCGATCTttatgaaattcggtatgtaatattttcgtGACACCCTGGTGAAATTGGtgaaatgggcgaaatctgttcacaagcacgccaacttccaatataactaaattttgaattccatctgattcgttcactttataatatatacataaagaaccgatgaagatagcggaataaaacttgacacaaatactgtatatcatctctggcttcaattCAGAGGACATTTTTTTTCTCCAAATTGTGTGTCTCTgatccaaatttttttaaaatcgggtcagaacttcccctagctcccatatacctaattatgtgcgggatttattccgcatatatcggtaaataaatgagatattttagcaaaattaagtgagcacagTCTAGTgaatatagtgtagcttggttgggaaaaattagtgaaatcggtttaggaattacatcagccctcatataccatatgtgaagattttcgttattgtattcgactttatgccgaaaatatgggtcaaattgtgccttatcttaataaaattacatcaataacttgcgggagtataaattgttcgcggacatagcctttccttacttgttcagttCGTTACATTCAATTGTTCGAATAATTGAAAttgagtttaaaaatatttaaatttgcaacatttttgattaccctagttatgtacatatatccaaatacatagatatataaacTCATGGTCACTCTCTATAGGagagcaaattttattttcaatttgatgGTTCAATTTCCGTTTCACTAAACATTTTTAGTTATGATCtagttgaaatatagaaaacaacTTGTGGATCAGCGAAACTATTAGATTAAAAGttcttttataatacatataccaCCTATCCGACTATATTTCTTTGCAATGaaaccgattttaataattgtgctaaTATCTGCCTTCATATCAACTGGTAAGCAAtatcattttcataaataaaaaagtatttcaataaaaaatatatttctgtgaTCGAATTTCTATAGCATTCGGCATTGATTGCTATGACTGTGAATCACTGAGTGACCCGCGTTGTAATCAATTTTTCGAGAGCAAAGGTGTCAGACAAACCGATTGTGACGATGCGGATATGCCAGCATATTTGCATAAGTACGAGCGTCGCATACCAGCTACCGGTTGTTTAACGAAGGTGCACGAAGGCTGTaagtacttatacatacatatatttaactttgAAACCGTATATATAGAAATGATGTTTTGGTAATTTTTGAGCCAGAAACACCATGGCCGAGTTTGACCTACTGGATGAGTCAAGAGTATGTTCCCAAGTGAAATTATTAATGTTCCTCttcatatgtaaaatttttaattgaaaattttcgctTCATATATTTGATATTCTCGGTCCACTCtccatataaaattcaaaacctCTAACGTTGCCTTATTCTATACAATTTCATTCATCAGTGGATGGCCGCCGTTTCTATATACGTCGTAGCTGTTATTTCGGAGATCCAGAAAATATAGACGAAGCTTGTGATACCCCCGATCCATATGTGCCCTGGGCCAATTTGATTTCATGCACTGTCTGCACCGAGGACTTGTGCAATGAAAATATGCCATTGAACGGAGGACATCATACAACGAGTGCTTGGCCAGAATTCGCATTGATCGGACTAACTTTGGCAGCAATGACACTACACTGCGCACATACActctttaaatgaaataaacagtTGATCACATGTCTATTTACACTCGTGAATTATTAAGTTAATAAAGATTTTATTACTCCAAAATAATCACACTATTCTCATCTTAAAGATTCCCCTGTGGTGTTTCACCTTATTAATGATAGGACTTAATAAAGGAAGGGGTATTTTAATGTAAACTTCACGCTATAAGATTATCCTAAACGAAACATGGGAACCAAACAACGTGTTCGTTGTTCTGGCTGTAAAGTGAAACAAACACCCGAATATatgacatatacatatttatgaggtCATCTGGCCACACCAACGGTTACTAGCGCAGAGCCCAAACAACGTCCACCAAGTCACATGCAAATCGTTTTAATGCATTTGCTTTTTGCAAAATAATGTGAAGATTAAgccaaactaaaaaatatatgaattaaacTCTAGCAACtgtctttcttcttcttcttcttgactggcgtagacaccgcttacgcggttatagccgagtccaaaacagcgcgccacgcatccctccttctggcagtttgacgccaattggttattccaagcgaagccaggtccctctccacctggtccttccatcggagtggaggtctccctcttcctctgcttccaccagcgggtactgcatcgaatactttcagagctggagcactttcatccattcggacaacatgacctagccagcgtagccgctgtttttttattcgctggactatgtctatgtcgtcgaataacacatacagctcatcgttccatcgtctgcggtattcgccgttgccaattcttaagggaccataaatcttccgcaaaacctttctctcgaaaactcctagtgccgtctcatcggatgttgacatcgtccacgcttctgcaccgtaaagtaggacgggaatgatgagagacttgtagagtttggtttttgttcgtcgagagaggactttacttttcaattgcctacttagtccatagtagcacctgttggcaagagtgattctgcgttggatttccaggctgacattgttattggtgttaatgctggttcccaggtagacgaaattatctacaacttcaaagttatgactgtcaacagtgacgtgggagccaagacgcgaatgcgctgactgtttgtttgacgacaggagatatttcgtcttgtcctcgttcaccaccagacccatacgcttcgcttccttatccagtctggaaaaagcagaactaacggcgcgggtgttgtttctgatgatatcgatatcatcggcgtacgccagtagctgtacactcttatagaagattgtaccttctcgatttagctctgcagctcgtattattttctccagcatcaggttaaagaaatcacacgagagtgagtcaccttgtctgaaacctcgtctggtatcgaatggctcggagaggtccttcccgatcctgacggagcttttggtgttgctcaacgtcagcttacacagccgtattagttttgcggggataccaaattcagacatcgcggcataaaggcagctccttttcgtgctgtcgaaagcagctttaaagtcgacaaagagatggtatgtgtcgatcctattttcacgggtattctccaaaatttggcgcatggtgaatatctggtctgttgttgattttccaggtctaaagccacactgataaggtccaatcagtttgttgacggtgggctttagtctttcacacaatacgctcgacagaaccttatacgcgatgttgaggaggcttatcccacggtaattggcgcaaattgtggggtctccctttttgtgtattgggcagagtacactgagattccaatcgtcaggcatgctttcttccgaccatatcagctcttcgccgccgtatttgaatagctcggccggtaatccatcggcacccgccgccttattgttcttcaagcgggtaattgctattcgaatttcttcacggtcgggcaatggaacatctgctccatcgtcgtcgattggggaatcgggttcgccatctcctggtgttttactttcactgccattcagcaggctggagaagtcttccctccacaaactcagtataacTGTCTTTCTAGATCTAGATTTTCTGATCCACTACTAAGTGCCAACAATTCAGCCAATTCCATGaactttaatgatttttacGACGTTCTGTCCAATAATGAAGTGTTCAAGGTCAGAGTGGCTTCTAATACCAACCATTATCCAACCTGATTGGACTTTatatgtttatactctcgcaacaaagttgctagagagtattatagttttgttcacataacggttgtttgtaacacccaaaactaaacgagttagatatagggttatatacaccaaagtgggtgaagagtggagctcaaatccgaatgtctctctgtccgtccgtccgtctgtgcaagctgtaacttgagtaaaaagatatcttgatgaaacttggcacacttatttcttggcaccataggaaggttgctttcgaaaatgagcaaaatcggaccactgcaacgcccacaaaatggcgaaaaccgaaaacacataaagtgccataactaagccataaataaggctattgaaataaagtttggtatgaaggatcgcactaggaaggggcatttgtggatgtaatttttttggggaggtgggcgtggcctcgccccaaataggttttttggaCATTTCtagttaaaaatattcattaaacccaaaaaatataattaaaatgagaaattatttcagcttttgttttatttggcaatgaaagtagcgtgaaaaaatgaaagttttaagGAATCATAGTAATTCGCTTTATGCTCAAAGGaagtcaaaaataataattatttttatgtaatgtatgtgtaatttgtatggaattgcctttcaatgtcacttcaagagttcgagttatagagaacttcgagttatggaagttccactgtatattgtttaactttaatataaaaGTTTGATATTTCATtgatctaatctgaattacttattttgtaaatttcttcgaatatttaatttttttcgttaaattcaataattacgtAATTTAGCgttcttttcttatttttatattcacgcAACTAAAGTTGCTAAAAAGAGTATTAcacactactggaaaaaattaagggatcagaaaaaaattccatatttttgggcaaatttcaacaggccgtaacttcgaaagaaatggtcgaaagtgtctagtttttggattagagctttaaaaaattttaacctctgcggtttttgagtaatcgtagaaaaaccaggaacaaaaaaaaaatttcaaaatttttttagtttattttttggtctacgggcgtggaaaatttgttttagcttaaccactataaggatcggatactttgttcatttagctttaatttagtttttcgaACACCTCGATACGTCCACTTCTCGCCGAGATATCGGTCTTCAAATGAAAAAGGATCTttttgtctttgattatcgatatctcagcaaccaatgatcgtacagaaagttaaaggtgggtttcaagaacttgaatgaattctgattaacgactagccattgcttttccgaaattttttttttttcttattatcacatgaatttgaaaatgtaacaaaaaaagggcttttggtggttttttggaaaatcgagcgctggatcgaaaatattgaggaaaccACTCATATTAAGTGTACCTTTTACAGTTCAATATGTCCACAAAAAccctacaaaaaaatcaaattaatccagccagccgtttttttgtttcactcgatcaaattttttaacaaattaaaggatcacgttttttgctctgaaaactcataattttaaaaaatgagacaaaaaatcgtttttcctagcttttccacatttttgctccagaaaaagctttaatttaaaacaaaaacaagtaaggaaaggctaagttcgggtgcaaccgaacattttatactcttgcaatttattgaagaaatttaaccaatacatatatgcggaataaagctcaccgtatttttgaaaaacctataattaggtatatgggagctaggagaagatacttttgaaaaacctacaatgaggtatatggaaatgttatgacccgattttaataatttttggaacagagacatactattagaagaaaaaacaatttcctctgaattaaattgagatatctaagagatttacctatattttcggtgaaaaattacccttaggcactgagttcttcatgtttgatatcaggggccttgaaaagtcatggtccgattttgaaattttttcttcaagtgatgtcacagctcaaatacagtatttgtgtaaagttttatttcgctatctttatctgttccttatgtatacattataaagtgaacgaatcagaaggattcaaaattgagttatataggaagtaggcgtagttgtgaaccgatttcatccattttccacacgtgtcatctgggtgccaagaaaatcttatataccgaatttcattcgaatctgttgagtagttcctgagatatggtttttgacacataagtgggcgacgccacgcccattttccattttgtaaaaaaatctcagtgcagcttccttctgccatttcttatgtaaaatttggtgtttctgtcgtttctcgttagtgagttaacgcacttttagtcattttcaacctaacctttgtatgggaggtgggcgtggttatttctttcatttttggactgtataagaaacgactgcagaaagtttggtttatatagctttattggtttgcaagatatatacaaaaaaaaaatttttgggggtggggtcacacccacttttccaaaaaaattacattcaaatgtgcctctctaatgcgatcctatgttccaaattttattttcataactttatttatggcttagttatagctctttatgtgtttttggttatcgccattttgtgggcgtggcagtggtccgattttgcccattttcgaacttaaccttcttatggtgccaaggaatacgtgttccaagtttcattaatatctcaatttttactcaagttacagcgtgcacggacggacagacggacggacagacaaacatccggatttgaactttaccctgatcactttggtatatataaccctatatctaactcgtttagttttaggacttacaaacaaccgttatgtggacaaaactataatactctctttagcaacttttgttgcgagtgtttaaaaaaaaaacaagttaaggAACAAGTTGTCTGCGGTTGGGGAAGTTTCGTGCAACAATATTCGCATTGACAAAAGGTTGtcgtcgaaattttttttaacttttttggtcagaattaaaatttttttacttttttaattttcaatcatGGTTAGACGACATTTATCGGACGTAGAAGTTGCTCGGTTAGTAGCTCTTATTGACGAAGGTTACAGTCAACATGCAATTGCTGTCCGGATGGGTGTAAGTCAATCCGTCGTATCTCGAGCGTATGCCAAATACCAAGAGACGAACCAATACAATCGTCACCCCGGACAAGGTCGCCATCGAGTTACTAA
This portion of the Zeugodacus cucurbitae isolate PBARC_wt_2022May chromosome 3, idZeuCucr1.2, whole genome shotgun sequence genome encodes:
- the LOC105215334 gene encoding uncharacterized protein LOC105215334, with translation MQRIFCLIILMLSLAVNAWAIECYSCESIYHSSCGDDFDMENHFKLDCSHVPPPRYLGYDLDERNATGCMKRTYKVGDLLRIERNCFFGDMNDTDRGCQLDPTVEQADPISCDVCDTEDFCNHSSQLKAWPQYLAIALFAFTAKLLHGLS
- the Ly6i gene encoding uncharacterized protein Ly6i, which encodes MKPILIIVLISAFISTAFGIDCYDCESLSDPRCNQFFESKGVRQTDCDDADMPAYLHKYERRIPATGCLTKVHEGLDGRRFYIRRSCYFGDPENIDEACDTPDPYVPWANLISCTVCTEDLCNENMPLNGGHHTTSAWPEFALIGLTLAAMTLHCAHTLFK